A stretch of Plutella xylostella chromosome 10, ilPluXylo3.1, whole genome shotgun sequence DNA encodes these proteins:
- the LOC105391516 gene encoding armadillo repeat-containing protein gudu, with the protein MTEAGDNISTFSADGGQDTVGLPRIVMVTEGSDTSVSSASSSSSSEDCNWANLIKSTEIPPEYWHIQKLVKYMKAGNQTATMVALSCLKDHDLTVEVNQRAIQEIGGLELLVNLLETRDLCCILGGLAVLKDITPNIEIRKKVTDLGAIPLLVGLLSDPARDVQILAAETIANLGRIRKSRKFCRKFGGIPKLIDLLDIKEKYLITPRSELNKDELEFLDIARAGAKALWSMSASQRNREAMRKYGMIPLIARVLKTIHLDVATPAVGLLQMCASETSFQLAIQTEKMVQDLITHLGNEDKDLKTYCSLAIYKCASDPVTRDMIRDNGGLELLVEAAQDPTNRQNKPLMASVTGALWKSASSEVSVKKLDSLNTVATLVKLLDDENDGVLTNVAGALAECAKHPPNREKIRAAGGISQLIYHLSNTHKPLLENVPLVLMECAKDPQCMAQIDELDGVRLIWSLLKNDSKKVQTNAALALSPCVQNAHDSGEMVRSFVGALDLTVDLLDSDDHNVLSAVCAAIATIAKDQENLAVISDHGVVAKLSKLVSTTDDHLRANLGIAIAYCCDWAQNRQEFGKRGAVTPLVNYMTSRDPDVHRATALALYHLSFYSINCVTMHAAGVVQFLLETVGSKDPVLQEASAGCLCNIRKLALATEKIKLKI; encoded by the exons ATGACAGAGGCCGGAGACAACATATCTACGTTCAGCGCGGATGGTGGCCAGGACACCGTGGGGCTGCCCCGGATCGTCATGGTCACTGAGGGCTCCGATACCTCCGTGTCCTCAGCCTCATCCTCCTCTTCCTCAGAGGACTGCAACTGGGCCAACCTCATCAAGTCCACCGAAATACCCCCCGAGTACTGGCACATTCAGAAACTAGTGAAGTACATGAAAGCTGGCAACCAAACAGCTACTATGGTCGCGTTGTCGTGTCTGAAAGACCACGATCTCACTGTTGAAGTTAACCAGCGAGCGATTCAAGAAATCGGAGGTTTAGAGCTTCTCGTAAACTTGTTGGAGACGAGGGACCTCTGCTGTATTCTGGGAGGGTTGGCCGTCCTCAAAGATATCACGCCGAATATAGAAATTCGGAAGAAGGTGACGGATTTGGGCGCCATCCCGCTGCTAGTGGGCCTGCTGTCGGACCCAGCGCGGGACGTGCAGATCCTCGCAGCGGAAACGATTGCCAATTTGGGACGAATTCGCAAAAGCAGGAAGTTCTGTCGTAAGTTTGGCGGTATACCGAAGCTGATTGATCTGCTGGACATAAAGGAAAA ATACTTGATAACACCGAGGTCTGAATTGAACAAAGACGAGCTAGAGTTCTTGGACATCGCTCGTGCTGGAGCCAAGGCCCTGTGGTCCATGTCGGCGTCTCAGAGGAACCGTGAAGCCATGCGGAAGTATGGCATGATTCCACTCATAGCCCGGGTCCTCAAGACCATTCACCTGGACGTGGCTACTCCAGCTGTTGGCTTATTGCAGATGTGCGCTAGTGAAACGTCGTTCCAACTGGCCATACAAACTGAAAAGATGGTTCAAGATTTGATTACACATTTGGGTAATGAAGACAAAGATCTCAAG ACATATTGCAGCCTGGCTATTTATAAGTGTGCCAGTGACCCTGTCACTAGGGACATGATACGTGACAACGGCGGGTTGGAGCTGCTGGTTGAGGCGGCACAGGACCCTACCAACCGTCAGAACAAGCCGTTGATGGCTTCTGTCACTGGCGCCCTGTGGAAGTCCGCTAGCAGTGAGGTCAGCGTGAAGAAACTCGACTCTCTGAATACCGTAGCGACGCTGGTGAAGCTCCTGGATGATGAGAATGATGGAGTGCTCACCAACGTGGCTGGTGCTCTGGCTGAGTGCGCAAAACATCCCCCTAACAGGGAGAAGATTAGAGCTGCAGGAGGGATTTCGCAATTAA TCTACCACCTGAGCAACACTCACAAGCCTCTGCTGGAGAACGTGCCGCTGGTACTGATGGAGTGCGCGAAGGACCCCCAGTGCATGGCGCAGATCGACGAGCTGGATGGAGTGCGACTCATCTGGTCCTTGCTCAAGAACGACTCTAAGAAAGTCCAGACAAACGCCGCCTTAGCTCTGAGCCCTTGCGTGCAAAACGCACATGATTCGGGCGAAATGGTGAGGTCGTTTGTCGGCGCTCTAGACTTGACGGTGGATCTTTTGGACTCGGATGATCATAACGTGCTGTCGGCGGTATGCGCCGCTATAGCAACCATAGCCAAAGATCAAGAGAACTTGGCTGTAATTTCCGACCATGGTGTAGTGGCTAAATTGTCCAAGCTGG TGAGCACCACGGACGACCACCTCCGCGCCAACCTGGGCATCGCCATCGCCTACTGCTGCGACTGGGCCCAGAACCGGCAGGAGTTCGGCAAGCGCGGCGCCGTCACGCCCCTGGTCAACTACATGACGTCACGAGACCCCGACGTGCACCGAGCCACCGCGCTGGCGCTCTACCACCTGTCCTTCTACTCCATCAACTGCGTCACCATGCATGCC GCGGGTGTGGTTCAATTTCTCCTGGAGACGGTCGGCTCCAAGGATCCCGTACTGCAAGAAGCATCAGCTGGCTGTCTTTGTAACATTCGAAAACTGGCGCTAGCGACAGAAAAGATCAAACTGAAGATATAG